The Petrocella atlantisensis genome has a window encoding:
- a CDS encoding pyridoxal phosphate-dependent aminotransferase, with protein sequence MANILQHFHGSDLEKIAAHYHLIPSNIINFSGNVNPLGLSNTIQEELARQIHLIAAYPDRDYLNLRKTLGKYIGAPYEDILVGNGSTELISLFIKVLHPQNALIIGPTYSEYEREIFINDGKSRYFPLLEEDDFKINIENLKLHLSEQTDLLVICNPNNPTSTSIMKREMREILDFCLEQDVDVVIDETYVEFAEDVHDVSAVSLTPFYQNLFIIRGVSKFYAAPGLRLGYGISGNKALIHKINDLKNPWTINSLAAYAGELMVQDLAYIDKSRRLISTERQRILSILSDWTTVKVYPATANFILVKLLTPHNSFDVFEKLIRKNLMIRDASSFPFLSNKFLRFCILCKEDNDLLLDELYRILQDHTTTIG encoded by the coding sequence ATGGCTAATATTTTACAACATTTTCATGGTAGCGATTTAGAAAAAATTGCTGCTCACTATCATTTAATACCCTCTAACATTATTAATTTCAGTGGTAATGTGAACCCTCTTGGACTCTCAAACACCATACAGGAAGAGCTAGCAAGACAAATTCACCTAATTGCCGCCTACCCTGACCGAGACTACTTAAACCTCAGAAAAACTTTAGGGAAATATATTGGTGCTCCTTATGAAGATATTCTCGTTGGCAACGGCTCTACTGAACTCATTTCTTTATTTATTAAAGTACTTCATCCTCAGAATGCCCTAATTATTGGTCCAACTTATTCTGAGTATGAAAGAGAGATATTTATCAATGATGGAAAATCCAGATACTTTCCTCTACTTGAAGAAGATGACTTTAAAATTAATATTGAAAATCTAAAGCTACATTTATCCGAACAAACAGATTTATTGGTTATCTGTAACCCAAATAATCCCACATCGACGTCCATCATGAAAAGAGAAATGAGAGAAATTCTGGATTTCTGTCTGGAACAAGATGTTGATGTTGTTATTGATGAAACCTATGTGGAATTTGCTGAGGATGTTCATGATGTCTCGGCCGTATCGTTGACACCTTTTTATCAAAACCTTTTTATTATTCGAGGTGTATCTAAGTTCTATGCTGCTCCAGGATTAAGACTTGGTTATGGTATCAGTGGTAACAAAGCCCTTATTCATAAAATTAATGATCTAAAAAATCCCTGGACCATCAACTCCTTAGCTGCCTATGCGGGAGAACTTATGGTTCAAGACCTTGCTTATATCGATAAAAGTAGACGTCTCATCTCAACAGAGCGTCAACGTATCCTAAGTATTCTAAGTGATTGGACAACGGTCAAAGTTTATCCAGCAACGGCTAACTTTATATTAGTAAAGCTCTTAACACCCCACAACAGTTTCGATGTTTTCGAAAAGCTCATCCGGAAAAATCTCATGATACGCGATGCTTCGAGTTTTCCATTCTTATCCAATAAATTCTTAAGGTTTTGTATCTTATGTAAAGAAGATAATGATCTTCTACTGGATGAACTCTACCGTATTCTTCAAGATCACACTACAACAATAGGTTAA
- a CDS encoding DUF5717 family protein has protein sequence MDCDFEEYIEADYELLLPRPVFSIDQINIIVQEGKKYCGKIFMENIGEGYFFAHVKADGKGVRIENQRVEGNKTDLAYEVDANDYEIGEAIEGFILFTYQGGEKKIIIKGQINQVPTYPDQNIEPVEKISIAHSRSQKKAYQIVMSKKSYNCQEKARILIYNHEIYPITVKNSSRDKDLVVENPFITVEEMGYMDVKLKTSVFSRLRYGYYNRYLPVIEKSIVLEIHTEQGYEEVECTLTFTKFMDLYVEAKITSDAEFRQSLIEIHKLYTSYLLKQERHLLNKTIVVLKRAIAYHLTDINLRFFYIMLFMELDDVDEVNNQLLELSKYRQYYQDIDPKNHSELISTLYSWIKGDDVTEIIKHWPMTPMKQMFRMHLLSPTQLTFHDFEKLYLEGIRSPFLYAEATVLLNRKPMIPLGPSKFYRSLLRWALNKNMLSDKWIDLIENRYYQVLQTEILDSNLCYKLYTMRFSINLQKLLCTILIREKRMDSEAYAIYAAVLKANIFIKDLMTYYVKSAYSNRLNIEVENLTLMSVYQNLTHDEMAYCLKQYGEKSRPNESYYGMYRRLYYDFLPTCIHEDMNEDERVLVLKEIEYLLEKQQWVELKALIVNKGLKQLVLLDKTIIKDLLERGIDGLDFKWLEQQLGLKTIFTLISDVHYKIYVNVLLNQERFTELMMLEHNRLLHRDDGQILIGLLKRLREKKSDYAHGLAYRMNKLNIQHPIILETMAETFEDCLGPMLDLLSQMLTMGVPSKNYMERVLYKGVITRLEHERIYEAYLMYREKFDDQVVYEAMDRYYAARILIEETYGTHRLIEVYEEDIYKCRHSFPIGLALLKLYDHYGKKNEVISNNLVKNAVKNGIIFPWFANLAIPYLETSRFRKGTFFSYNCRSKMDVFMYYRADGQETYHMLKMKHVAFGLFIGYIVTFYMDHVDYYFVESSKDGESDITESHQFVQLKFLEPQNEWNGFDVINTIKMSQMMKDDDSLDKIMRHHIELRKTIRDTMEIL, from the coding sequence ATGGATTGTGATTTTGAAGAATACATTGAGGCAGACTATGAATTGCTGTTACCAAGACCGGTTTTCTCTATTGATCAAATAAATATAATTGTTCAAGAAGGTAAAAAATATTGTGGCAAGATTTTTATGGAAAACATAGGCGAAGGTTATTTTTTTGCTCATGTAAAGGCAGATGGAAAAGGCGTACGTATTGAAAACCAAAGGGTTGAAGGGAATAAAACGGATTTAGCCTATGAAGTGGATGCCAATGACTATGAGATTGGCGAAGCAATTGAAGGATTTATCTTATTCACGTATCAAGGTGGAGAAAAGAAAATCATAATTAAAGGACAAATCAATCAAGTACCAACATACCCGGATCAAAACATAGAACCGGTTGAAAAAATATCTATAGCACATTCACGCTCTCAAAAAAAAGCTTATCAGATTGTCATGAGTAAGAAGTCTTATAACTGTCAGGAAAAAGCTAGAATTCTTATTTATAATCATGAAATTTACCCCATAACCGTTAAAAATAGTTCGAGGGATAAAGATTTAGTTGTTGAAAATCCTTTTATTACAGTTGAAGAAATGGGTTATATGGATGTCAAATTAAAAACTTCCGTATTTTCCAGACTAAGGTATGGGTATTACAATAGATATTTGCCGGTTATTGAGAAAAGTATCGTACTGGAAATACATACAGAACAAGGCTATGAAGAGGTTGAATGCACCTTAACCTTTACTAAGTTTATGGATCTTTATGTTGAAGCAAAAATAACATCTGATGCAGAATTCAGGCAATCTTTAATTGAGATTCATAAGCTATACACCTCTTATCTTTTGAAACAGGAACGACATCTTCTAAATAAAACGATTGTGGTCCTTAAACGTGCTATAGCCTATCATTTAACGGATATTAACCTTAGGTTTTTTTATATCATGTTATTTATGGAATTAGATGATGTGGATGAAGTCAACAATCAGCTCCTAGAACTATCAAAATATAGGCAATACTATCAGGACATTGACCCTAAAAACCATAGTGAGTTAATCTCTACCCTCTATAGTTGGATAAAAGGCGATGATGTGACTGAAATCATAAAGCATTGGCCCATGACACCAATGAAGCAAATGTTTCGTATGCATCTATTAAGTCCTACACAACTTACTTTTCATGATTTTGAAAAGCTATATCTTGAGGGTATAAGAAGCCCCTTTCTTTACGCTGAAGCAACGGTACTTCTTAATCGAAAACCGATGATTCCACTAGGACCATCAAAGTTCTATAGATCCCTGCTCAGATGGGCGCTCAATAAAAACATGTTGTCGGATAAATGGATTGATCTAATTGAGAACAGATATTATCAAGTTCTTCAGACGGAAATATTAGACAGCAATTTGTGCTATAAATTATACACAATGCGGTTTTCTATAAATCTGCAAAAATTGCTGTGTACAATCCTGATTCGTGAAAAAAGAATGGATTCAGAAGCCTATGCAATCTATGCTGCAGTATTAAAAGCTAATATTTTCATTAAGGATTTAATGACCTATTATGTTAAATCGGCTTATTCTAATCGTCTAAATATTGAAGTGGAGAATTTGACTTTGATGTCCGTCTATCAGAATCTAACGCATGATGAAATGGCATATTGTCTAAAACAATATGGTGAAAAATCACGTCCAAATGAAAGCTATTATGGTATGTATAGGCGACTGTATTATGATTTTTTACCTACATGTATTCATGAGGATATGAATGAAGACGAGCGTGTGCTTGTATTAAAAGAAATAGAATACCTTTTAGAAAAACAACAATGGGTGGAGCTAAAAGCATTAATTGTAAACAAAGGTCTGAAGCAATTGGTGCTCTTGGATAAAACAATCATTAAAGACTTACTGGAACGCGGAATTGATGGCTTGGATTTTAAATGGCTTGAACAGCAACTGGGTTTAAAGACAATATTTACATTGATTTCAGATGTACACTATAAAATATACGTAAATGTATTACTTAACCAAGAGCGTTTTACAGAGCTTATGATGCTAGAGCATAACCGGCTCCTTCATCGAGACGATGGACAAATATTAATTGGGTTATTAAAGCGACTTCGCGAGAAAAAAAGTGATTATGCCCATGGTTTAGCCTATAGAATGAACAAGTTGAACATCCAGCATCCTATAATACTTGAGACCATGGCAGAAACATTTGAAGATTGCCTTGGGCCTATGCTGGATTTGCTAAGCCAAATGTTAACCATGGGGGTTCCATCAAAAAACTATATGGAACGTGTTCTTTATAAAGGTGTTATAACGAGACTTGAGCATGAACGTATTTATGAAGCTTATTTGATGTATCGAGAGAAGTTTGATGATCAAGTCGTGTACGAAGCTATGGACCGATATTATGCTGCACGTATTTTGATAGAAGAAACATATGGCACCCATAGGCTCATTGAAGTGTATGAAGAAGATATCTACAAATGTAGACATTCCTTTCCGATAGGATTAGCCTTACTCAAGCTCTATGATCACTATGGTAAAAAAAACGAGGTAATTTCCAATAATCTTGTCAAAAATGCTGTAAAGAATGGTATAATATTTCCGTGGTTTGCCAACTTAGCTATCCCATACTTGGAAACAAGTCGGTTTAGAAAAGGTACTTTTTTTTCATATAATTGTAGATCCAAGATGGATGTGTTTATGTACTATAGAGCGGATGGACAAGAGACATACCACATGCTTAAAATGAAGCATGTGGCCTTTGGTCTTTTTATAGGTTATATCGTTACTTTTTATATGGACCATGTGGATTATTACTTTGTGGAGTCGTCTAAAGACGGGGAAAGTGATATAACGGAGAGTCATCAGTTTGTCCAATTAAAATTCCTTGAACCACAAAACGAATGGAATGGGTTTGATGTAATCAATACAATAAAGATGAGTCAAATGATGAAAGATGATGACAGTCTGGATAAAATCATGAGGCATCATATAGAGCTTAGAAAAACCATCAGAGATACGATGGAAATATTGTGA